DNA sequence from the Tenacibaculum mesophilum genome:
GGAAGAAGCTTTGGAACAACTGCATTATTTTCAAGAGGAGACAATTTCTTTTTATCTGATGTTGAAAAAATAGCTGCAAACTTTGATTATCAAATTCAGCAAAACTTACATGTAGGTTTTAATTTTTCTCACTCAAAAATTAAATCAGCTTCTGAGAAAGATTTCTCTATGAATTACAGAGATGAAAACGGAAATATTCAATCACAAGTTACTGATGTGGCTTCTGATATTTATGTTTCTTTCACTCCCGGAAGGTTTGTATATGGACTGGGGGTAGAAAGGCGTTTTGGACGAAATGTATTCCCTACTTTTGTACTGAACTACCGAAGAGGTTACAAAGGGCCTTTTAACGGAACTCACAGTTACGATAAAATTCAGTTTAAATACAGCCAACCTATTTTATTAAGTAAATTCGGAACTTTAGACGCTAGTTTTGAAGCTGGAAAAACATTTGGAACAGTTCCAGTTGCCTTATTAAGCCCTATCCCTGCCAACCAAACATTTTCTTTAGTTAAAGACACTTTCGCATTACTAAATTACTACGATTTTGTAGCTGATGAATATTTGGCAGGACATTTTGAACACCATTTTAATGGTTATATTCTAAATAGAATACCCCTATTAAAAAAACTAAAACTAAGAAGCTTAGTTTCTTTTAGAGCTGCTTACGGGAACATTTCTCAACAAAATAGAGCTATAAATGATGGATTAGTCAATAGTAGTGGAGCGCATAATGTTAACTATAACGCTCCAAACAAACTATATTACGAATACAGTGTAGGATTAGAAAATATTGGATATGGTAACTTACGTTTTCTGAGAATTGACGCTATTTGGAGAAGTAATTATACACCTCCTGCAGGATCAATTGTTGCTCCAACACCTAAATTTGCTATCCGTATTGGTATTAAACCCGGCTTATAATCATACATTTAACCATAAAATACCTTTGTTTTTTCTTTAAAAAAACTAATAAATCACTACTTTTGCAAACCGATTTTTAGAAAACGAAGAAAAGTTTAGAATATATGACCGCAAAAGAAAGAAAAACAGTTGATGTTTTAATTGAAATACCAAAAGGTAGTAGAAACAAGTATGAATACGATTTTGATTTAGGAAAAATTCGTTTTGACAGAATGTTATTCTCATCAATGATGTATCCTGGAGACTATGGATTTATCCCTCAAACTTTAGCGTTAGATGGTGACCCATTAGACGTATTAGTATTGGGTGCTGAACCAACTTTTCCTATGTGTGTTATGGAAGTAAAACCAATTGGTGTTTTCCATATGGCAGACGAAAAAGGGCCAGATGAAAAAATAGTTTGTGTCCCTGTTTCTGACCCAATTTGGAACAGATACAACGATATTACTGATCTAAATCCACACCGTCAAAAAGAAATCACTCACTTCTTCCAAGTATACAAAGACTTAGAAAAGAAAAAAGTTGATATTGGAGACTGGGGTAATGCTGATGAAGCCTACGAAATATTAGATAAATGTTTAGAGCGTTATGAAAATAGCGAGCATAAAGCAAAAGGAAGTTTTACTATTTAATTTGTAGAATTCTCTTCTAAATAAAACAAAAAACCTCTCAGTTGTAACTGAGAGGTTTTTTGTTTAGTTATTGATTTTGTTATATTTACGAACACTTATAACTAATCAAATAACAATAACATGAAACAAAACATGATATATGTGCCAATACTATTGGCAATTTTAGGACTCGTTTTTATGTACATAAAAATGGTCTGGGTTAAAAAACAAGATGCAGGAAATGATAAAATGAAATCTATTTCAAAAAGTATTAAAGAAGGAGCTCTTGCTTTCTTAGCCGCTGAATATCGACTGTTACTAATCTTTGTAATTATTGCCTCATTAGCTTTATTCGGAATCTCTCAATTAGTAGAAACGACAAGTATTATGATAGTTCCTGCATTCATTATAGGAGCAATCTTTTCTGCCTTAGCAGGTAATATAGGAATGCGAATAGCTACCGATGCTAACGCGAGAACAGCAGAAGCTGCAAAAACAAGTTTACCACAAGCTTTAAAAGTATCTTTTGGAGGAGGAACCGTAATGGGTCTTGGTGTTGCAGGTTTAGCTGTTTTAGGTCTAAGTTTATTTTTTCTAATATTTGTTGGTCAATTTATTACAGATGGTGGAAATTTCTATAATGAAATGACTGTCGTACTAGAAGCTTTAGCTGGTTTTTCTCTAGGAGCCGAATCTATCGCTTTGTTTGCTCGTGTTGGTGGAGGTATTTACACCAAAGCCGCCGATGTAGGTGCAGATTTAGTTGGAAAAGTAGAAGCTGGTATTCCAGAAGACGACCCTCGTAATCCAGCTACTATAGCAGATAACGTAGGTGATAACGTAGGTGATGTTGCAGGTATGGGGGCCGATTTGTTTGGTTCGTACGTAGCAACCGTACTAGCAGCCATGGTACTAGGAAACTATGTTATTAGAGATATGTCTATAACCTCACCTTTTTCTGATGCCTTTAACGGAATGGGACCTATTTTACTTCCTTTAGTAATTGCAGGAGTTGGTATTATTGCTTCCATTATTGGAACTTTTTTAGTAGGAATTAAGGATAATAGTGCAAAAGAAGCACAAGTACAAAAAGCACTAGATACTGGAAACTGGGTCGCTATTATTTTAACATTAATAGCTAGTTTCTTCTTGATTAAATGGATGCTTCCTCAAACAATGCAAATGAAGTTCTTCGGAGAAGGCTTTAAAGAAGTAGCAGCTATCAATGTGTTTTGGGCTGCCTGTATTGGTTTAGCTGTAGGAGCATTAATCTCAATGGTTACAGCTTATTATACCAGTTTAGGTAAAAAACCAGTGTTAGCTATCGTACAAAATAGTGCTACAGGTGCTGGAACCAATATTATTGCTGGTTTAGCGGTAGGTATGAAATCTACTTTTTTATCTGTTTTATTATTTGCAGCAGCTATTTATGGCTCATATTATTTCGCTGGATTTTACGGAGTTGCTTTAGCAGCTTCAGCAATGATGGCAACAACGGCAATGCAATTAGCTATTGATGCATTCGGTCCTATTGCAGATAATGCGGGTGGAGTTGCTGAAATGAGTGAATTAGAAGATCACGTCCGTGAACGTACCGACATATTAGACTCTGTAGGAAATACTACTGCTGCAGTTGGTAAAGGATTCGCCATCGCTTCCGCAGCTTTAACAGCCTTAGCTTTATTTGCTGCTTATGTGACTTTTACAGGAATTGACGGAATAAATATTTTTAAAGCTGATGTATTAGCAATGTTATTTGTTGGAGGAATGATTCCTGTTATATTCTCAGCATTAGCCATGCAATCGGTAGGAAAAGCAGCTATGGAAATGGTACATGAAGTACGTCGACAGTTTAGAGAAATCCCAGGAATTATGGAAGGAACGGGCACCCCTGAATATGCAAAATGTGTAGATATTTCAACCAAAGCTGCTTTAAAAGAAATGATTTTACCAGGCTTAATTACTATCATCACTCCAATTATTATCGGATTGGTTTTTGGTGCTGAACCTTTAGGTGGTTATATGGCCGGTGTCTGTGTATCGGGTGTTATGTGGGCTATTTTCCAAAATAATGCTGGTGGCGCTTGGGATAATGCAAAAAAATCGTTTGAAGCTGGTGTTGAAATTAACGGAGAAATGATTTACAAAGGTTCTGATGCGCATAAAGCAGCCGTTACAGGTGATACTGTTGGTGACCCTTTTAAAGATACCTCTGGGCCATCAATGAATATTTTAATTAAACTTACGTGTTTAGTTGGTTTAGTTATTGCCCCAATATTAGGCGGACATACTTCTTCTGAAACACATGAAGAGACAGAAAATATTAAAGTTTGGATTGACAAAAACGGTGAAAAACATGAAATAAAACTTTCTACTGATACTGAATTTACTACTGAGAACAAGTTAGAAAATATCGTTAAAGTAAACATTGAAAAGAATGATGATGGTACTGCTAAAGCAATTATTTCTACTACAATTGTTAAAAACGGTGAAGAAACAACTGAAGAAAAAACTTTTGAAGGTACTTTAGAAGAAGTTGAACAAAAAATTAAAGAGTACGAAAACTCAAAAAAAGAATAATACCAGTTATGATTTGAAATTACGGTAAAAGAAAATGATGATTTTTTTCTTTATCCAAGTTTCAAAAATCAGACATAGCCTTAGCTACGTTTTCTTTTTTAAATGAAGAAGAAAGGGAAAAAAGGTGTTTTATTACGGTAATTTCAAGTTGTAAATGGTATAACCCTCAAAATTATATAAAACTCAAACCCGATAGCAGTATTTCTATCGGGTTTCTTATTTTTGTGGCGATGTCAAGAACCGTCCGTATTTTTTCTATAGACACCCCTGAGCTCTTCAAGCAAAAGCTGTTTGTTTGGGCTAAACAATTTGAAACAGCTATTTGGCTAGATTCTAACAATTACGAGCAACAATATAGCTCTTTCGATTGTGCTTTAGCTGTAGAAGAGTTTACTTCTATTAAAACAGATTACTATAATGCTTTTGATAAACTAAAAGAATATCAATCTTTCACCAAAGACTACATCTTTGGTTACATTAGTTACGATGTTAAAAATGATGTAGAAAAACTGACTTCTAAGAATTTTGACGGACTTCATCTTCCTGATTTATATTTTTTTCAACCTCAAAAACTACTATTCATCAAAGGAAATACTGTTGAATTTCATTACTTACAAATGATTGATGATGAATTAGAAGAAGATTTTGAAGATATTATTGAAACAAACCCTTCTATTAATAATTATCAACAAGAAGAAACAGATGAAGTAAAAATAAAACTACGTATCCATAAAGATGAATACTATCAAAAAGTAGAAAAAGTATTAGAACATATACATAGAGGAGATATTTATGAAGCTAACTTCTGTCAAGAATTCTATGCAGAAAACACAGTTATAAACCCCTATAAAGTATACACACAATTAAACAAAATATCGGAACCTCCATTTGCTACTTTTTTCAGAAACGACAATCATTACCTACTATCTGCAACTCCCGAACGATATATTAGAAAAGAAAATTCTAAAATTATTTCGCAACCTATTAAAGGGACAGCAAAACGTTTGATTGACCCGATTGAAGATGAAAAAATAGCTTTTGATTTAGCTCGTGATGAAAAAGAACGGTCAGAAAATATTATGATTGTAGATTTAGTTCGTAACGACTTATCAAGAACAGCTAAAAAAGGAAGTGTCCAAGTAGAAGAACTATGTAAAGTATATTCGTTTAAGCAAGTACATCAAATGATTTCTACCGTAGTTTCAGAAATTGAAAATACCACACATCCAGTTGATGTAATTAAAGATACTTTTCCTATGGGAAGTATGACCGGAGCTCCAAAAATTTCTGCCATGAAAATCATTGAAGACCTAGAAGAAACCAAACGTGGCCTATACTCTGGAACCGTAGGCTATTTTACTCCAAATGGCGACTTCGATTTTAACGTAGTTATCCGAAGTATTTTATACAATTCCGAGAACAAATACGTTTCATACTCAGTTGGTGGGGCTATTACAGCAAAATCTACTCCAGAAAAGGAGTATGAAGAATGTTTACTCAAAGCCAAGGCTATGAAATATGTTTTAACGCACACTAACAAAAGTTAACTATATTTATAGCAAATACTCAGAAAAAGTATTTCTAATCAAAAAACTATTACAAAAAATAAAGAAATGAAAAACACAATTAAACTTATACTATTCGTTGCTATTATTGCATCAATGACGTCTTGTAAAGCAAACAAGTATTCGTTTTTAAACGACTATCCTACTAAAAATGTTCCTTTGGTTGATAGCACAAACTTTAGCAATCATGTAGAGGGTAAATTATTAACAAAACCACAACAAGAGCTTTTAAAACTTCCTTCAATTTTTGAAGAGCAATTAGATGAAGAGAATGCTAAAATTGGTGTTTCCTATCTCCCAAAAATATCAGAAAGCTTTCAATCAGTAGTATATTATTTCTATCCAAATAATACTGAGTTAATCTCTATGCTGGTAACTTACGATAAACAATTTAATATAATTAATAGTCAAGTATTGGCTTATGACGAAATTGCGGAAGGAATGTTAAAAACCACCTCTACTCTTAATAAAAATAGTATTGAATTAGTTGAATATATTTCTGACGCTCCTTCTACTATTATTTTTAATATTTTAGAAGACGGAAACATTACAAGAGACTAATGACACACCATACATTCACATTCAATTTTCATAAAACTGAGTTTTTTGGTCAGTATTGGCAACCGGAAACTGTAAAAGCTATAGTGGTAATTATTCACGGAATGGGAGAACATTCTGGCAGATATGAACACGTTGCCAAAAAACTAACCGATAATAATTTTGGTGTAATTGCTTTTGACCATTTCGGTCATGGAAAAACAACAGGGAAAAGAGGACACAATCCAGGGTATAATTATGTATTAAAAAGTGTTACTAAACTTATTGAAAAAACTAAAGAGGTTTTTGGTGATAAACCTACGTTTTTATATGGGCACTCTATGGGAGGCAACACTGTAATTAATTACACGCTTAGAGAAAAACACCATCTAAAAGGAGTCATAGCTACTAGTCCTTTTTTACGTTTAGCTTTTCAGCCACCTGCTTGGAAGCTTTCGTTAGGAAAAGTAATGCAAAAAATAGCTCCCTCAGTGACTTTAGGAAATGAGTTAGATGCTAATGATGTATCTCGTGATCCTGTTGAAGTTGAAAAGTATAGTAATGACCCATTAGTTCATGATAAGGTGAGCCCTAATTTTTCTTTATCATTTATTGATGCTGGTGAATGGGCTATTAATAATGCATCTTCTTTAAAAACTCCAATGTTATTATTACACGGTACAGGTGATAAAATTATTGATTATAAAGGCACGGAGGCTTTTGCTAACAATACGCCTAAAGCTAGTATAAAACTATACGAAGGAGGATATCATGAGTTACAAAATGACTTATGTAAAGAAGAAATGTTACAAGATGTTGTAAGCTGGTTAAACACTCAATTACAATAATTATTATTCACATGCTCCAACAATTAGCAAAACATATTGACGAACAATTTTCTTTTTTAAAAGAAAAAAAGTTACTAATTGCTATTTCTGGGGGAGTTGATAGTGTTGTACTAACACACCTCTTACATCAACTACAGTTTAATATTTCGTTAGCACACTGTAATTTTCAACTAAGAGGAAAAGAAAGTGATTTAGATGAACTCTTTATTAAAGAGTTAGGAAAAAGTTTGAACATTCAAACATTTACAACACGCTTTAACACTAATGAATATGCTACTAAAAATAAATTATCAACACAACTAGCAGCAAGAGAGTTACGTTACAGTTGGTTTGACTCCCTAAGTAAAGAAAATAATTTTGATTATATATTAACAGCCCATCATGCTGATGATAATTTAGAGACATTTTTAATTAATCTCTCTCGAGGTACTGGTTTAGAAGGCTTAACAGGAATTCCTTCAATTAATAAAAATATCATTAGACCTTTACTTATTTTTTCTCGTGAAGAGATTATAACCTTTGCCAAAAAAAATAATATTGAATGGCGTGAAGATGAAAGTAATTCAGAAACCAAATATCTTCGAAATAAAATACGCCACCAGATTGTACCTACACTAAAAGAATTGAATGACAGCGTTTTAAAAAACTTCAATAAAACAATTGATCATTTAAAAGAGTCTCAACAAATTATTGATGATAAAATAGCGGACATTACCCATGAAATTGTCTCAAAAGAGGGAGATTTATTAAAAATAAATATTGAAAAACTGTTAAAGTTATCCAACCCAAAAGCATACCTCTACCAGCTGCTAAAGTCCTATAAATTCACGGAATGGAACGATGTTTACAACTTGATTTATGCTCAATCTGGCAAGCAGATTTTAACAAAATTTTATACTTTGTTGAAAGACAGAGATTTTTTATTACTTTTACGCACTAATGAAAAAAGTTCCTTTGACAAGGAATATTTCATTATTAGGGAGGAAAACAAAGAAATTACAGCACCGATAAAGCTGCAACTAAAAAAAGTTCTAAAAAAAACTAACATTAATAAAGAAAACATTTATGTTGATTATGAACTTCTTAACTTCCCTCTAAAACTCAGACGGTGGAAATCCGGCGACTTTTTTTATCCTAAAGGAATGATAGGTCGAAAAAAAGTAAGTAAATATTTTAAAGACGAAAAAATATCAATTGTAAACAAAAATAAAATTTGGTTGCTCTGTTCTAGTAAAAACGAAGTTATTTGGATAGTAGGAAAACGACAAGATAGACGCTTTTTACCAACAGAAAAAACAACCAAACTATTAAAAATTAGTATTTAATTAACCCCATCAAACTACATATAGAATGAAAAAATTCTTTACTCTATTTTTATTATTCATAGGTTTAGCGGTTTATTCTCAATCTGACGATAACCCCGTAGTTGTTACTCCTAAGGTAGAGAAAATCTCTGATACTGAGTACGACTTAATTTTTGACGTGTTAATTGCTGAAGACTGGCATTTATATTCTCAATACAACCCTGAAGATGCTTCACTACCTATGACAATTGCACCAGCAGAAGGACAATCTGGATATACCTTAAATGGTAAAGCAAAAGAAAGTGAAACAGAAACTCAGTTTAGTGAAATCTGGGGAAAAGATGAAATCTTCTTTGTTGACGAAGGTAAGTTAATTCAAAGAATTACTGTTTCAGACTCAACTTTAACAAAAGTTACATTAAATCTTGATGCCCAAGTTTGTAAAGAATACTGTTTACCTTTTGATGAAGATTTTACATTTTCTTTAACAGGTGAAAAAGTAACACAAACAGTTGCTGAAGTTGATGACAAAAGTAAAGAACTATCTCAAACTTTAAATTTAGACTTAAAAAATACAATTTTATTAAAAAGCTCAACTGACACAAATACTGGTGAAGAAGAGGAAGACAATAGTCTTTTAAATATTTTCCTATTAGGTTTTGTTGGTGGATTATTAGCTTTCCTAACTCCATGTGTATTTCCAATGGTTCCTTTAACTGTATCGTTTTTCACA
Encoded proteins:
- the pabB gene encoding aminodeoxychorismate synthase component I, with translation MSRTVRIFSIDTPELFKQKLFVWAKQFETAIWLDSNNYEQQYSSFDCALAVEEFTSIKTDYYNAFDKLKEYQSFTKDYIFGYISYDVKNDVEKLTSKNFDGLHLPDLYFFQPQKLLFIKGNTVEFHYLQMIDDELEEDFEDIIETNPSINNYQQEETDEVKIKLRIHKDEYYQKVEKVLEHIHRGDIYEANFCQEFYAENTVINPYKVYTQLNKISEPPFATFFRNDNHYLLSATPERYIRKENSKIISQPIKGTAKRLIDPIEDEKIAFDLARDEKERSENIMIVDLVRNDLSRTAKKGSVQVEELCKVYSFKQVHQMISTVVSEIENTTHPVDVIKDTFPMGSMTGAPKISAMKIIEDLEETKRGLYSGTVGYFTPNGDFDFNVVIRSILYNSENKYVSYSVGGAITAKSTPEKEYEECLLKAKAMKYVLTHTNKS
- the tilS gene encoding tRNA lysidine(34) synthetase TilS, with product MLQQLAKHIDEQFSFLKEKKLLIAISGGVDSVVLTHLLHQLQFNISLAHCNFQLRGKESDLDELFIKELGKSLNIQTFTTRFNTNEYATKNKLSTQLAARELRYSWFDSLSKENNFDYILTAHHADDNLETFLINLSRGTGLEGLTGIPSINKNIIRPLLIFSREEIITFAKKNNIEWREDESNSETKYLRNKIRHQIVPTLKELNDSVLKNFNKTIDHLKESQQIIDDKIADITHEIVSKEGDLLKINIEKLLKLSNPKAYLYQLLKSYKFTEWNDVYNLIYAQSGKQILTKFYTLLKDRDFLLLLRTNEKSSFDKEYFIIREENKEITAPIKLQLKKVLKKTNINKENIYVDYELLNFPLKLRRWKSGDFFYPKGMIGRKKVSKYFKDEKISIVNKNKIWLLCSSKNEVIWIVGKRQDRRFLPTEKTTKLLKISI
- a CDS encoding inorganic diphosphatase; protein product: MTAKERKTVDVLIEIPKGSRNKYEYDFDLGKIRFDRMLFSSMMYPGDYGFIPQTLALDGDPLDVLVLGAEPTFPMCVMEVKPIGVFHMADEKGPDEKIVCVPVSDPIWNRYNDITDLNPHRQKEITHFFQVYKDLEKKKVDIGDWGNADEAYEILDKCLERYENSEHKAKGSFTI
- a CDS encoding sodium-translocating pyrophosphatase, whose amino-acid sequence is MKQNMIYVPILLAILGLVFMYIKMVWVKKQDAGNDKMKSISKSIKEGALAFLAAEYRLLLIFVIIASLALFGISQLVETTSIMIVPAFIIGAIFSALAGNIGMRIATDANARTAEAAKTSLPQALKVSFGGGTVMGLGVAGLAVLGLSLFFLIFVGQFITDGGNFYNEMTVVLEALAGFSLGAESIALFARVGGGIYTKAADVGADLVGKVEAGIPEDDPRNPATIADNVGDNVGDVAGMGADLFGSYVATVLAAMVLGNYVIRDMSITSPFSDAFNGMGPILLPLVIAGVGIIASIIGTFLVGIKDNSAKEAQVQKALDTGNWVAIILTLIASFFLIKWMLPQTMQMKFFGEGFKEVAAINVFWAACIGLAVGALISMVTAYYTSLGKKPVLAIVQNSATGAGTNIIAGLAVGMKSTFLSVLLFAAAIYGSYYFAGFYGVALAASAMMATTAMQLAIDAFGPIADNAGGVAEMSELEDHVRERTDILDSVGNTTAAVGKGFAIASAALTALALFAAYVTFTGIDGINIFKADVLAMLFVGGMIPVIFSALAMQSVGKAAMEMVHEVRRQFREIPGIMEGTGTPEYAKCVDISTKAALKEMILPGLITIITPIIIGLVFGAEPLGGYMAGVCVSGVMWAIFQNNAGGAWDNAKKSFEAGVEINGEMIYKGSDAHKAAVTGDTVGDPFKDTSGPSMNILIKLTCLVGLVIAPILGGHTSSETHEETENIKVWIDKNGEKHEIKLSTDTEFTTENKLENIVKVNIEKNDDGTAKAIISTTIVKNGEETTEEKTFEGTLEEVEQKIKEYENSKKE
- a CDS encoding alpha/beta hydrolase, producing MTHHTFTFNFHKTEFFGQYWQPETVKAIVVIIHGMGEHSGRYEHVAKKLTDNNFGVIAFDHFGHGKTTGKRGHNPGYNYVLKSVTKLIEKTKEVFGDKPTFLYGHSMGGNTVINYTLREKHHLKGVIATSPFLRLAFQPPAWKLSLGKVMQKIAPSVTLGNELDANDVSRDPVEVEKYSNDPLVHDKVSPNFSLSFIDAGEWAINNASSLKTPMLLLHGTGDKIIDYKGTEAFANNTPKASIKLYEGGYHELQNDLCKEEMLQDVVSWLNTQLQ